The Natronoarchaeum mannanilyticum nucleotide sequence GCGATGTCGTCGCTGGCGCCGACGCGGGTGAACACCCGGTCGACGAGTCGCAGCTCCGCTCGCTCGGCGGGGACGAAGCTGCCCAGTTGGGCGAGCACGACGATCAGCGCGACCTGCCGCATATATGTCGATTTGCCGGACATGTTGGGGCCGGTAATGACCGCGAAGTCCTCCGCGGGCCCGAGGTCGGCGTCGTTCGGGACGAACCGCTCCTCGGTGCGCTCGACGACGGGGTGGCGGCCCGTCTCGACGTCGATGCCGTCGCCGCCGAGTTGCGGGCGCGAGTAGTCGTGCTGGGCGGCGACCGTGGCGAGCGAGACGAGCGCGTCCAGTTCGGCCAGCGTGCCCGCGAGCGCCTGCACGCGCTCGGCCTCGTCGGCGACGGAGGAGCGGACCTCGCGGAACAGCTCGTACTCCAGGTCGTCGGCCCGCTGCTCGGCGCTGATGATCTCGTCCTCGCGCTCCTTGAGTTCGGGCGTGTAGAACCGCTCGGAGTTCTTCAGCGTCTGGCGGCGCTGGTAGTCCTCGGGGACGGCGTCGAGATTCGGGTTCGTGACCTCGATGTAGTAGCCGTGGACCGAGTTGTGGCCGACCTTCAGCGAGTCGACGCCGGTGCGCTCCCGTTCTTCGGCTTCCAGCTCGTCGATCCACTGCTTGCCCGAGCGCTCGGTCTCCCTGAGATCGTCGAGTTCGTCGCTGTACCCCTCGCGGATCACGCCGCCCTCGGTGACCTCGATCGGCGGGTCGGCCTGGATCGCGCTCCCGATCAGCTCGCGGACGTCGGCCATCTCGTCGAGACGCTCGCGGAGGTCGACCAGCCGGTCGCACTCGACGCCGGAGAGCTCCGCTCGGAGTTCGGGCACGACGTCGAGCGTATCCTTCAGCGAGCGGAGGTCGCGGGCGTTCGCTCGTCCGCGAGCGACCCGGGCGATCAGGCGCTCGACGTCGTACACGTCCCGCAGGAGATCGCTCGCGGTCTCGCGGCGCTGGAGGCTCCCGACCAGCTCTTCGACGGCGTCGTGACGCGCTTCGATCTCCTCGCGGTCGATCAGCGGTCGGCGGAGCCAGTCTTTGAGTTCGCGGCTGCCCATCGCGCAGGACGTCTCGTCGAGCACGTCGATCAGCGCGTCTCCGGCCTGATCGTGGACCGAGCGGCGCTCGAACAGTTCGAGGCTCCGGATCGCGACCCGGTCGAGCACCATGTACTCCCGCGGGTCGTAGCGGGTGAGCGTGTTGATGTAGTCGAGCGAGCCGACCGCGGAGTCGTCTGCGGCGCCGTCGCCGCTCGACGCCCCGGCGTCCGCGTCGTCGCCCTCGTCTTCGGCGTCGGCATCGCTTTCGGCGGCTGCGTCGGGATGCAGCTCGGTGTAGCGCCCGCCGCGCGTGTACTCGGCGTACGCCAGCAGGGCGCCGCAGGCCCGCACCTCGACGTCGCTCGCGAGCAGCGAGTCCGGGTCCCCGAAGTACGCCGCGACGCGCTCGGCGGCGGCGTCGAACTCGAACGTGCGCTCGTCGTGTGGCGTCACCATGCAGTTCGCGGGGAACGGGTCGCCCGAGGCGTCCGGCCCGAGGATCGCCTCCTCGGGATCGAACCGGCTGATCTCGTCGCGCAGCGCGGCGTCGGCGTCGACCGCGGTGGCGTAGAAGTCGCCCGTCGAGACGTCGAGCAGCGCGAGGCCGTGTTCCTCGCCTTCGGAGGCCAGCGCCGCGACGAAGTTGTTGTCCTCGGTGTCGAGCAGTTCGTCCTCGGTGAGCGTTCCGGGCGTGACGATCCGGGTCACCGCGCGGTCGACGACGCCGCTGACCTCGTCGGGGTCCTGCACCTGGTCGGCGATCGCGACCCGGTAGCCGGCGTCCAGCAGCGTCTCGACGTACGACTCGGCGTTGTCGATCGGGATGCCGGCCATCGGGTAGGTGCCCGTCGAGTCCTCGCGCTTGGTGAGCGTGATCTCCAGCAGGCGCGCGATGGCTTCCGCCGCATCGCAGAAGGCCTCGTAGAAGTCGCCGACCTGAAAGAGCACCAGCGAGTCGTCGTAGCGCTCGCAGAGCTCGTAGTACTGGGACATCATCGGCGTCAGGTCCTCGCGCCGATCTGCCATCTTCTCGGGGGGTCCGAGCGCCGCGTCCATGTCCGACCCCAGCGGACGGGCGCAAAAATACCCTCCGCTCCGGGGGCGTCGCGACGCCGATCCGCCCTACCGCGTCCGCGCGATGCCGTGCTCGAACACCTTGCGATTGGGAACGATGAACTCCTCTTCCTCGTTCTCGATGCGGGTCACCAGCAGATCGACCTCCTGGACGATCCCCTCGCGGTCGCCGATCCGCACCTCGTCGCCGATGCCGTAGGGCTGGTTCAGGAGGAGGTACATCCCGGCGGCCGCCGACGAGAGGAAGTCCTTGAACGCCAACCCGCCGAGGAACACGACGCCGAACACGTACACGGTCAGCAGGATCAAAAGCGCCGTCGTGTTGACGTCGACCTGGCTCAGAGCGATCAGCAGGGCGACGTACAGCACGGTGTACTTCACCGCGAGCGGAAGGAGCGTGATCTCGGGCAGTTTGACGTCGCGCAGTCGCTCGCTGGCGATCAGTTCGGCCTTGTCCGCGACGATGAAGCCGAGGATCATCACGACGACGGCGACGAACAGTTTCGGGACGAACGCGGCGACGCCGATCCAGAACGACGGCGCCTCGAAGAAGTTCGCGACGCGAATCGCCGCCAGGATCGAGACGCCGTAGACGAACCACGATGTGAGTCGGGCCAGCAGCGACACCGTCGACGTGCCGAGGCTTCTGGCCGTGCGCTCGAACGGCGTCCCCTCGACGGCGTCGGGCACGCCCGCCGCGACCAGAATCTGCTTGTTCACGCGGCCGACCAGCAGCCCCAGTCCCAGCCCGACGACCAGCAGGATCAGCGCGACGACGACCGGCTCCTGGAACAGCGTGAACCCGTCGGGGAACGCCTGCAGCAGGAGCATCTCAGTAGTTCTCCGGATCGAGTTCGAGCACCAGTTCGCCGCCCTTGAACGCTCGCACGAGTCCGTCGCTCTCGCTGAGGACGATCGCCGTCGCGTTCGTGTCGCGGGTGATCGCCCCGGCCGCCATGTGCCGGGCGCCCAGCCCCTTCGGGATGTCGACGCCCTCCGCGGCGGGTTCGAGGTAGCGGTACGCGCTGACGATCTTGCCGGCGTCGCTGATGACGAAGGCGCCGTCGAGCCGCGAGAACTCCTTGAGCATCACCTTCACGATCGGGTCGCCGACGTGGACGTGGGACTTCTCGAAGGGGTTGTAGCTGAGCGGGCGGGACTTGTTCATCACCTTCCCGGCGTCGCCGACGACGAACAGCGCGCCGACGGGCTTGCCCTTCTGGCCCTTCTGGCCGAGCTCGATCGCGACGTCGAAGACGGCCCGGATGACGTCCGGCTCGGCGCGGGAGTTGACGAACAGTTCGTAAATCCCCGAGCCTTCGGCGGGGTTCGCCCGGACGCGAGTCAGCGAGTCGACGTCGTCCGCGAACAGCCCGAGCGCGCACAGGAGATCGTCGCCCTCGTCGACGATCCCCTCGTCGACGGCGCCCTCGATCGCGAACTCGATCCGGTCCGACGCGTCCTCGAACTGGACGGGTAACTCGACGTACGCGTCGGCGTCGTGGACGTTCTCCGGCCCGACGAGGATCACGTCCGGGTCGTCGTCGTCGAGATCGTCGAACCGCTCGTAGTAGGAACTGCTCGGCGAGAACAGCAGGATTCCGTCAACGTCGTCGAACAGGTCGCCAAACAGTTCGCGTAGGTCCGACATCGCCCGTACCCACTTGGCGATGGGAGAAAAGGTTTTTGTGAGCGACTCGACGCCGCCGCGACGGCGAAATCGGACAACTCGGCGGGGTCGTCGGGAAACACATTTTTACCCCCGCCGCTTTACCCACAGATATGATATCGCTTGACGATGCCGTGACGGCGCGCCTCGAATCCCACGGGGAGCGATTCGAAGTGCTCGTCGATCCGGACGCCGCCCTCGAGATCAAGCGCGGCGACTTCGAAGGAGAGCTCGAGGACGTGATCGCCGCCGAGGACGTCTTCGAGAACGCGAGCCGCGGGGACCGCCCCGCCGAGTCCGACCTCGAAGAGGTGTTCGGGACGACAGACTCTCTCGAGATCATCCCCGAGGTGATCCAGCGCGGCGAGATTCAGATCACGGCCGAGCAGCGCCGCGAGATGCAAGAACAGAAGCACAAACAGCTGGTCAACCAGATCACGCGCAACGCCGTCAACCCCCAGATGGACGACGCGCCCCATCCGCCCGACCGGATCGAGAGCGCCCTGGAGGACGCCGGCTTCGACGTCGATCCGATGGAACCCGTAGAGGAGCAGGTCGACGACGCGCTCGACGCGCTCCGGCCGATCATCCCGATCCGGTTCGACGAGGTCACCGTCGCCGTGCAGGTGCCGCCCGAACAGGCCGGCAGCGCGCAGGCCCAGCTCCGGGAGTTCGGCGACCTCCAGCGCGAGGAGTGGCAGGGCGACGGCTCGTGGATCGGCGTGCTGCAGTTCCCCGCCGGGCTGCAAAACGAGTTTTTCGACCGCGCGAACGAGGTTACCGGCGGCGAAGCGGAAACGCAGATCGTCCGGGACGAGGACGACATCAAGACGCAGTAGTCCGCTCGGAACGACGCCCGAGACCGATTATCCTCGCTTGAAGCCGATCAGGAAGCCGCCGGTGAACCCGGCGCCGATCGACAGCGAGGAGATGATCGGCTCGATCCATCCCGGATCCTGTACCTTCTCCTGCGTGCTGACAAGTCCGTTCGTCAGCCGGTTCCAGTCGACGGTGAGAATTCCCTTCGATTCGAGGAACCGGAACACCGCGAGCTGGACGCCGACGATCACCGCGAGCAGCTTCGCGAGCTTCTTCGCGGCGAAGCCGATCAGCGCGCCGATCGCGGCGCCGCTGCCGAGTTCCAGACCCAGTTGCTGGGGGTCGAGCTCCATACCTGAACAAGGTAACTCTACCTTATATGATCTTTGCGGCTCTTCGTGTCCTCGAAGGGTCGCCTTACTCCGCTCTCCCACTGGAATCGCGCATCGTGAGTGACGTTAAGTCGACACGTATAGATAACGTCATTTCTGGTGAATCGAGTCGGCCGTCCGGCGTTCGGCTTCGTCCCGGCGTCTCGAACCGAAGTGCCGTCTCCTGCCGACGTGCTGTCACCCGCCGACGTTTAAATACGACGAGCGCCTACGTGAGCGCACGAAGCGACCGCTCGAACGCACCCACATGATCGCGATAATCGCCAAGCGTGTCGACGATGGAACCGCCGATACGTCCGAGATCAGCGAACTGGCGCGCGCGGCGGGCTACACCGTCGCGGGCGAAGTGACCCAGAAGCGCCGCGAGGATCCCGCGCTCGAGATCGGCGAGGGGAAGGCCGAGGAGATGGCCGACCTCGTCGTCGAGGCCGACGCGGACGCGGTGATCTTCGACAACCGACTCGATCCCTACCAGACGTTCAACCTCGGCAAGAAGCTTCCCGAGGGCGTCGAGGTGATCGACCGGTTCACGCTGATCCTGGACATCTTCGGCCAGCGCGCCCAGACCCGGAAAGCCCAGCTGCAAGTCGAACTGGCCGAGCTGCGGTACGAGCTGCCCCGCGCCGAAGCCAAGGCGAGCCTGGCCAAGCGCGAGGAGCGGCCCGGTTTCATGGGCCTCGGCGAGTACGACGAGAGCCGCGAAGAGGACATCAAAAAGCAGATCAGCCGGATCAAAGACGAGCTCGACCGGATCGCCGACACGGAGGAGCAGCGCCGCGAGCAACGGCGCGAGTCCGGCTTCGATCTCGTCGCCCTCGCCGGGTACACCAACGCCGGCAAGTCCACGCTGATGCGCCGGCTCGCCGCCGACGTCGACGTCGACGAGAACGAGGACCTGCATCCCGATCTCGACACCACGGCCGAGAGCGAGGATCGCCTCTTTACGACGCTCGGGACGACGACTCGCAAGCTCGACTTCGATCGGCGGGACGTCCTGCTCACCGACACGGTCGGATTCATCAGCGACCTGCCCCACTGGCTCGTCGAGTCGTTCAAGTCGACGCTCGACGAGGTGTACCGGGCCGATCTCGTCTTGCTCGTGGTCGACGTCAGCGACCCCGTCGAGGAGATCCGCGAGAAGCTCGTCACCAGCCACGACACGCTCTACGAGCGCAACGAAGCGCCGATCGTCACCGTGCTCAACAAGATCGACACGGTCGACGACGAGGAACTCGCCGAGAAGCGGGAAGCGCTCTCGGCGCTCGCGCCGAACCCGATCGCGGTCAGCGGCAAGGAAGGCCGAAACGTCGAGGACCTCCTCGCTCGGATCGACGACGAACTGCCCGACTGGGAGCGCGAGCGACTCGTCCTGCCGATGACCGAGGACACGATGAGCGTCGTGTCGTGGATCCACGACAACGCCCGAGTCAACGACGTCACGTACGGCGACGAGGACGTCGTCGTCGACTTCGAGGCGCGCCCGGCGATCGTCGAACAGTCCCGCGCTCGCGCCGGCGACCTCTCCCGGCCCGTCGAGTCGGCGTGACGCTCGCTCCGTCGTAGCGACGTGACACCCACACCACCGTAGCGGCGTGACGCCGCCGCTGTGCGGACGCTCCCTTCTACAGGTTTATCCGCGATCGGGCGACCACCCGGCGTATGTCCTGACGGATCGTCCCGCGGCGAGCAGCGAGTGCGCGACGCACCGCCGCGGGATTCCCGACCGCGTCGCCTGTTCGCTATCCTCGGTACGGCGACCGCCGTGGACATCGATTGCTCACTCGGCGTCGTTCCACAGCGCGTCGGCCACCAGCGGCGGCAGATCGGTCGCCACCAGCCCGTAGCCGTGGTCGTCGACGGCGAGATCGCCCGCCCGACCGTTGGCGTACGCCCCTACGCCGGCGGCCTGCACCGGATCCTCGATCGCGGTGACCAGCGCGCTCGTGACGCCCGCCAACACGTCGCCGGTCCCCCCGACTGTCATGCCGGGATTGCCGGTCCGGTTGACCCGCGTCGTCTCGCCGTCCGATATCACGTCGTGAGCG carries:
- a CDS encoding ribosome assembly factor SBDS, with the protein product MISLDDAVTARLESHGERFEVLVDPDAALEIKRGDFEGELEDVIAAEDVFENASRGDRPAESDLEEVFGTTDSLEIIPEVIQRGEIQITAEQRREMQEQKHKQLVNQITRNAVNPQMDDAPHPPDRIESALEDAGFDVDPMEPVEEQVDDALDALRPIIPIRFDEVTVAVQVPPEQAGSAQAQLREFGDLQREEWQGDGSWIGVLQFPAGLQNEFFDRANEVTGGEAETQIVRDEDDIKTQ
- the mutS gene encoding DNA mismatch repair protein MutS, with the translated sequence MDAALGPPEKMADRREDLTPMMSQYYELCERYDDSLVLFQVGDFYEAFCDAAEAIARLLEITLTKREDSTGTYPMAGIPIDNAESYVETLLDAGYRVAIADQVQDPDEVSGVVDRAVTRIVTPGTLTEDELLDTEDNNFVAALASEGEEHGLALLDVSTGDFYATAVDADAALRDEISRFDPEEAILGPDASGDPFPANCMVTPHDERTFEFDAAAERVAAYFGDPDSLLASDVEVRACGALLAYAEYTRGGRYTELHPDAAAESDADAEDEGDDADAGASSGDGAADDSAVGSLDYINTLTRYDPREYMVLDRVAIRSLELFERRSVHDQAGDALIDVLDETSCAMGSRELKDWLRRPLIDREEIEARHDAVEELVGSLQRRETASDLLRDVYDVERLIARVARGRANARDLRSLKDTLDVVPELRAELSGVECDRLVDLRERLDEMADVRELIGSAIQADPPIEVTEGGVIREGYSDELDDLRETERSGKQWIDELEAEERERTGVDSLKVGHNSVHGYYIEVTNPNLDAVPEDYQRRQTLKNSERFYTPELKEREDEIISAEQRADDLEYELFREVRSSVADEAERVQALAGTLAELDALVSLATVAAQHDYSRPQLGGDGIDVETGRHPVVERTEERFVPNDADLGPAEDFAVITGPNMSGKSTYMRQVALIVVLAQLGSFVPAERAELRLVDRVFTRVGASDDIASGKSTFMVEMTELAEILDAATERSLVLLDEVGRGTSTADGLAIAQAVTEYVHDEVGATTLFATHHHDLTEIADDLDRVANLHFAARRDGDDVTFDHELSRGPATASYGVEVAKMAGVPDAVVERARTLLDEDADASAAPSDADAANASSPDEPPFAEGTGDAAIRQAVGDGGDRVPNSVAAKLRDANLADTTPLEALQLLDELQRELEN
- the hflX gene encoding GTPase HflX, translating into MIAIIAKRVDDGTADTSEISELARAAGYTVAGEVTQKRREDPALEIGEGKAEEMADLVVEADADAVIFDNRLDPYQTFNLGKKLPEGVEVIDRFTLILDIFGQRAQTRKAQLQVELAELRYELPRAEAKASLAKREERPGFMGLGEYDESREEDIKKQISRIKDELDRIADTEEQRREQRRESGFDLVALAGYTNAGKSTLMRRLAADVDVDENEDLHPDLDTTAESEDRLFTTLGTTTRKLDFDRRDVLLTDTVGFISDLPHWLVESFKSTLDEVYRADLVLLVVDVSDPVEEIREKLVTSHDTLYERNEAPIVTVLNKIDTVDDEELAEKREALSALAPNPIAVSGKEGRNVEDLLARIDDELPDWERERLVLPMTEDTMSVVSWIHDNARVNDVTYGDEDVVVDFEARPAIVEQSRARAGDLSRPVESA
- a CDS encoding FUN14 domain-containing protein; protein product: MELDPQQLGLELGSGAAIGALIGFAAKKLAKLLAVIVGVQLAVFRFLESKGILTVDWNRLTNGLVSTQEKVQDPGWIEPIISSLSIGAGFTGGFLIGFKRG
- a CDS encoding mechanosensitive ion channel family protein, with product MLLLQAFPDGFTLFQEPVVVALILLVVGLGLGLLVGRVNKQILVAAGVPDAVEGTPFERTARSLGTSTVSLLARLTSWFVYGVSILAAIRVANFFEAPSFWIGVAAFVPKLFVAVVVMILGFIVADKAELIASERLRDVKLPEITLLPLAVKYTVLYVALLIALSQVDVNTTALLILLTVYVFGVVFLGGLAFKDFLSSAAAGMYLLLNQPYGIGDEVRIGDREGIVQEVDLLVTRIENEEEEFIVPNRKVFEHGIARTR
- the dacZ gene encoding diadenylate cyclase DacZ, which gives rise to MSDLRELFGDLFDDVDGILLFSPSSSYYERFDDLDDDDPDVILVGPENVHDADAYVELPVQFEDASDRIEFAIEGAVDEGIVDEGDDLLCALGLFADDVDSLTRVRANPAEGSGIYELFVNSRAEPDVIRAVFDVAIELGQKGQKGKPVGALFVVGDAGKVMNKSRPLSYNPFEKSHVHVGDPIVKVMLKEFSRLDGAFVISDAGKIVSAYRYLEPAAEGVDIPKGLGARHMAAGAITRDTNATAIVLSESDGLVRAFKGGELVLELDPENY